In Mesorhizobium sp. M9A.F.Ca.ET.002.03.1.2, the DNA window TCGGTCAGCTATTTCGCTTCGAGGACCCATGCGGTCGGCGTTCGATACGACGGGAATGGGCAGTTGGATCTCGTGGCGCCGTTCGGTCTCAATGACATTTTCACGTTCCGCATCACGCCGAACCGGGTGATGGACAACCAGAAGACACATGAGGCGAAGGGTGCGCGTGCCAGGGAGAACTGGCCGGAGATTAGTGTGGTGCCTTGGTGGGACTAGCGAAATAAGAAAAGTCGGCGGGACAGCGCCCCATAGGCGCTGTCCCGCCAACGTCTCGCAACCTTCTGCATCGCGCGGCGTTCGAAAAGGGCACCGAAGCGCCCCTTTTTGATCCACCCCGGTCCGCGACGGTTCACCCATTCACCAGCGCCAGAGCCGCTTCGGTGTAGCGCTTGCCGGTGACCTTTTCCGGCGACAGCGCGTCGCCGATGGCCGCCACCTCCGCCTCGCTCAGCACGATCTCGGCCGCGGCCGTGTTCTGCTCCAGATGGCGGATCTTTCGCGCGCCGGGGATCGGCACGATGAAATCGCCCTGGTGCAGCACCCAGGCCAGCGCCAGCTGCGCCGAGGTCACGCCCTTTTCCGCCGCCATCTTTTCCAGCGTGGCGATGACAGCCGCATTGGCGGCCATGGCGTCGGCCTGGAAGCGCGGCAGAGTGAGGCGCCAGTCGTCGGCGCCGAGCATCTCTGGCTTGGCGATCGTGCCGGTCAAAAGGCCGCGACCGAGCGGGCTATAGGGGACAAAGCCGATGCCGAGCTCGCGGCAGACGGCGAACACCTCTTCCTCGGGGTCGCGGCTCCACAACGAATATTCGCTCTGCACGGCCGCTATCGGATGCACAGCGTGCGCCCGGCGGATGGTCGCGGCACTCGCTTCCGACAGACCCAGCGCCCGTACCTTGCCCTCGCGCACCAGTTCGGCCATGGCGCCGACCGTGTCCTCGATCGGCACATTGGGATCGACGCGGTGCTGGTAGTAGAGGTCGATCACATCGGTGCCCAGCCGCTTGAGCGACGCCTCGGCGACCGCCTTGACGTGTTCGGGGCGGCTGTCGACGCCGGCCATGCGATCGATGCCCGTGCCTTCCTCCAGGATTTTGAAGCCGAATTTTGTCGCGATCGTCACGTGATCGCGCACCGGCTTCAATGCCTTGCCGAGCAGGATCTCGTTCTCGTAGGGGCCATAGACCTCGGCCGTGTCGAAGAAATTGACGCCGATCTCGACGGCGCGGCGCAGCGTGGCGATCGCCTCGGCCTCCGGCTGGCCGCCATAGACGAAGCTCATCCCCATGCAGCCGAGGCCGACCGGGTAGACGTCAAGTTCATTTCCAAGCTTGCGGGTTTGCATCACGCGTCTCCTTGTTGTGATGCGACGGAAATAACGTCTTGCGTTGCGTTCGATAATCGGCTCCCATTCGCACGGGCTGTTCTAAAATATAGATCAATGAAGCGAACCCATCTCTCCCAACTCGCGGTGCTGGCGACCGTCGCCCAGTGCGGCGGCTTTCGCGGCGCGGCCAGGGAACTCGCCATCGCGCCCTCGGCGGTCAGCCACGCGGTGTCCAGCCTGGAAGCGCATCTCGGCGTTCGGCTCCTGGCGCGCAGCACGCGTAGCGTCGCTCCGACCGAGGAAGGCGCGCAATTGCTCGAGCGCTTGCGGCCGGCCCTGTCGGAGATCGACCTCGCTCTGGAATCGGCGATCGAGGCGCGCGACCGGCCGGCCGGCAATCTCAGGCTCACCGTGCCGCGCACTGCGGCCCATCTGGCGCTGACGCCGCGGCTCGGCGCCTTTGCATCGGCCTATCCGGACATCGTGCTGGAGATCGTCATCGAAGACCGCTTCACCGATGTGGTCGAAGGCGGCTTCGACGGCGGCGTGCGGCTCGGCGAAAGCCTGCAGCGCGACATGATCGCTGTGCGCATCGGGCCAGACCTTCGCGGCGCCGTCGTCGGCGCGCCATCCTATTTCGCGACCATGCCCAGACCGCGTCATCCGCACGATCTCGTCGATCATCGTTGCCTCCGCTTCCGTTTCTCCAGCGGCATTCTCTACCGCTGGGAATTCGAGAAGGACGGCGAGGAGATCGAACTGCCGGTGCAAGGGCCGCTGATCCTCGACGAGGACCATCTGATCGCCAATGCGGCGGTCGACGGCGCCGGGCTTGCCTTCCTGTTCGAGGATTATGTCCGCGAGGCGCTGGCCGCCGGCAAGCTCATTCGGGTGCTGGAGGACTGGTGTCCGCCCTTCGACGGTTTCTTCGTCTACTACCCAAGCCGCCGCCAGATGCGGCCGGCGCTCAGGGCCTTTGTCGATTTCTTCAAGGTGGCTGGCTAAGCCCACCCTCCCCACAAGGGAGGGTGGAAGAAAGCTGGACCGGGAAGCGTTTGCGGACCATGCAAGCTACGATCATAAACAGCACGACCCGCTACGGCTGGGCGGCGATCATCCTTCACTGGCTGATCGCCGCGATCTTCATCGGCCAGTTCGTGCTCGGCTTCGTCATGATGCGGCTATCCAGCCAGCGCACCGCCTTCGAACTGATCCAGCTGCACAAGTCGTTCGGTTTCCTGCTGCTCGGCCTGGTGATCCTGCGCATCGCCTGGCGTCTCGGCAATGCAGCGCCGGCGCTGCCGCACTCGGTCGGGCCTCTGGAGCGCCGCATGGCGCCGCTTGCTCACCTTGGGCTTTATGCGTTTCAGCTTGCGTTGCCTCTGTCCGGCTGGGCGCTGGTCTCGGTCTCGATGCTGGGCATCCCGAGCGTGCCCTTCAACCTGTTCGTGATGCCGAACCTGCCACTCGCGCAATCGGACGCGGCAGAGAGCTTCTGGGCGGCAGTGCACTGGTATCTTGCCTATGCCGGCATCGGGCTCGTCGCCTTGCATTTCGTCGCGGCGCTGCGCCATCATTTCTGGCTGAAGGACGCGGTGCTGATGCGCATGATCACGCCTTCGTCAGATCACAGCGTGGAATAGAGCGGGCGGCTCATTCGTTCATGGGGTGAGGACGCGGAAAAGCGTTGCCTCCAAAAAAGGAATACCCCATGTATGCGCGCATCTTCGGATTTGCGGCGGTCGCCGCTTGCCTTGCCATGCCTGTTTTCGCGGCAGTGGCGCTCAGCGACGCTGCCGGCAGCTACACGATCAGCCCGGCGAGTTCCAGCATCCGCTTCTCCATCGGCAAGGCCGGCGGCGGCGGGCTCGACGGCGCCTTCGCTCGCTTTAAGGGCTCGATACGCATCGACAACAGCAATGTCGGACGCTCCAGGGTCAACTTCACTATCTTCCCCGAAAGCGTCGGCACCGGTCAGAGTCGCGTCGACGCCTTCCTTCGTTCCGACGCGGTGTTCGACGCCGCCAACAACCCGGAAATCCAGTTCCGCTCGACCAGCGTGAAACGCACCGGCGACACGTCGGCGCTTGTCACCGGTCGGCTGACGGCGCGCGGCAAGACCTTTTCGGAAAAATTCACGGCCGAGCTCGGCGGCCTCAAGGCGGGCACGATAAAATTCCACGTCACCGGCAAGGTGCTGCGGTCGCGCTACGGCATGGATGTCGGCACGCCGATCTATTCGAACGTCGTCAACTTCGACATGACGCTTACGGGTAGACGAGGCTGAGCAGTTGAGGAACCCAAGCTGCGGAGGGGAGCCGTATTTGTTCGCCGCCATGCTCCCGCATTGGCTTTTCCACCGATTTCAGGCAAACCTCGACGCCTGTAATTTCGAGAGGGAGAAGCCTGATGTTCCGATGGGGTGTTTTGTCGACGGCCAAGATCGGCCGCGAGCATCTTTTGCCGGCAATTGTCGAGGCGGAGAACGGCGTTCTGTCGGCGATCGCCAGCCGCGACTTGTCGAAAGCCCGTGCCCTGGCCGACCGTTTCGGCGCGCCCCATGCCTTCGGTTCCTATAGGGAGCTGCTCGCCTCCGAGGACGTCGACGGCGTCTACATCCCGCTCCCGACCGCGCAGCATGTCGAATGGACGGCCAAGGCTATCGAAGCCGGCAAGCATGTGCTGGTCGAAAAGCCTTTGGCGCTCGATGCCAAGGACATTCCGCCGCTGATCGAGCTGCGCAACGCCAAGAAAGTTCTGGTCTGCGAAGCCTTCATGGTCGTCTACCACCCGCAATGGATCAAGGTGCGCGAGCTGATCGCCAACGGCGCCATCGGCCGGCTGCGCCATGTCCAGGGCGCGTTCTCCTACTACAATGTCGATCCGGCCAACATGCGCAACCAGCTTGACCTCGGCGGCGGCGCGCTGCCCGACATCGGCGTCTACCCGACGGTGTCGACGCGCTTTTCGACGGGCAAGGAGCCGCTGCGCGTCCAGGCGACGATCGAGCGCGACAAGACGTTCGGCACCGACATCTACTCCTCGATCCGCGCCGATTTCGGCGACTTCGAACTGTCGTTCTACCTGTCGACGCAGATGGCGGCGCGGCAGGTGATGGTGTTCCACGGCGAGAAGGGCTTCATCGAGGTGCTTTCGCCGTTCAACGCCGGAATCTACGATCATCATCGCATCGAACTGCACAACCAGAACCACAGCGAGGCGCAAGTTTTCCGCTTCCCCGGCATGCAGCAATACCGGCTGGAGGTCGAGGCCTTCGCGCGGGCGGCACTTGGCGGCAAGGACCGCGTCTTCACGCTGGAAGAATCAGTGCTCAACCAGAAGGTCATCGACGCCATCTTCCGCGCCGGCGAGAAGGAAGGCTGGGAGACGGTCTGACAACTAAGCAGGTTCCGCAAAAGTGTCCCACGGTTTTGCGACAAGAACCTGCGACAAACCAAAGAATCTAAGCAGGCATTCGTGGGCTAGTCCACGAATGCCTGCTTAGTTAAAGCCGGGGAGGAGAGCCGGGGGGAGAAAATGGCTGGCGATGCGGATGTGATCATTGTCGGCGCCGGCCTTGCCGGCCTCGTCGCGGCGGCGGAACTGGCCGAGGCCGGCAAGAAGACCATCATCGTCGACCAGGAGCCTGAACAGTCGCTCGGCGGCCAGGCATTCTGGTCGCTTGGCGGCATCTTCCTCGTCGATTCGCCCGAACAGCGGCGCATGCGCATCCGCGATTCGCATGATCTGGCGCTCGAGGACTGGCTGGGCACCGCCGCCTTCGACCGCCCGGAAGATCTCTGGCCGCGCCGCTGGGCCGAGGCCTATGTCGGCTTCGCCGCCGTTGAGAAGCGCTCGTGGCTCATGCAGCGCGGCATAAAATTCTTTCCCGTGGTCGGCTGGGCCGAGCGCGGCGGCGGCAACGCCGTCGGCCACGGCAACTCGGTGCCGCGCTTTCATGTCACCTGGGGCACCGGGCCCGGCGTGCTGGAACCGTTCGTCCGGCGCGTGCGCGAGGCCGAAAGACAAGGGCTGATCCGCTTCAAGTTCCGCCACCGGGTCAACGAGCTGACCCGGACGGGCACCACCGTCGACGGCGTGCGCGGCGATGTCTTGATGCCGAGCGATGTCGAGCGCGGCCGCAAGAGTTCGCGCGACAAATCAGGCGACTTCGAATTCAGGGCGCAAGCGGTCATCGTCGCCTCCGGCGGCATCGGCGCCAATCCCGAGCTTGTCCGCAAGAACTGGCCGCAGCGCCTGGGCGCGCCGCCCAGCCGCATGATCAGCGGCGTTCCCGACCATGTCGACGGCCGCATGCTGGCGATCACCGAACGGGCCGGTGGCTCGATCATCAATCGCGACCGCATGTGGCACTATGTCGAAGGCATCAGGAACTGGGCGCCGCTCTGGACCGATCATGCCATCCGCATCCTGCCCGGCCCGTCGTCGCTGTGGCTCGACGCCCGCGGCAAACGCCTGCCGGTGCCGCTCTATCCCGGCTTCGACACGCTGGGCACGCTCAGCCACATCATGAGCACCGGCTTCGACTATTCCTGGTTCATCCTGACCCAAAAGATCATCCAGAAGGAGTTCGCGCTGTCGGGCTCCGAGCAGAATCCCGACCTGACGGGGAAAAGCTGGCGACAGGTGCTCGGCCGCGCCACGTCAGGCGTTCCCGGTCCGGTGAAGGCGTTCATGGAGAAGGGCGAGGACTTCATCGTAGAGCCTGATTTGCCGGCGCTGGTCGCCCGCATGAACGCGCTTGCCGGCGGCGAGCCGCTGCTTGAACTGGCCCAAGTCGAGCGCGAAATCCGCGCTCGCGACCGGCAGCTCGACAATCCGTTCGCCAAGGACATGCAGATCACCGCCTTGCGCGGCGCGCGGGCCTATCTCGGCGACCGGCTGATCCGCACGGCTAAGCCGCACAAGATGCTCGACCCTGCCAATGGCCCGCTGATCGCGGTCCGGCTCAACATATTGACGCGCAAGACGCTGGGCGGCCTGCAGACCGATCTCGACAGCCGCGTGCTGGGCGCCGACGGCCAGCCGATCGAGGGGTTGTATGCCGCCGGCGAAGCCGCCGGTTTCGGCGGCGGCGGCATGCATGGTTACGCAGCGCTGGAAGGCACGTTTCTCGGCGGCTGCATCTTCTCCGGCCGCAGCGCCGGCCGCGCGGCCACGCGTGGGATGGCGTGAGACCTCACCAGACCCATTCGCCCCGCCCTAGAACTGACACTGCGTCAACAATCCGGGTGAAGCTCGAGCGGGCACGGCCGACCATATGCCGGGCCCTGAGATAGCCATGCACCAGCCCCGGCTCCTCTAACCAGAAGGCATGGCCGCCTGCCGCAACGACGCGATCGCGATAGGCCTCGCCGTCCGATGACAGCGGGTCGCATTGCGCGGTGATCACCACGCTCGGTGGCAGATTGGTGAAATCAGCGTCGGCAAGCGGCCACAGCGTGAGGTCGCCGGTGCGGTCCTCGCCGCCGGTCCTGACATCCCTGTAGAAATCGAGGTCGCGCACCGTCAGCATCGGCGCCTCGGCATGGGTGACGTAAGAGCCTTGCGAGCGGTCGCCGCCGAGGCCGGGATAGATCAGAACCTGGCCGATCGGCCTTCGCGCGTGGCCGCGCGTCGCATGGCTGACGGCAGCCGCGAGATTGCCGCCGGCGCTGTCACCACAGAGCAGGACGGGGCATTCGTAGGTTGAGGTGGCCCATTCGAAGGCGCCGATCACGTCGTCGAAGGCGGCTGGATGCGGATGCTCGGGTGCCAGCCGGTAGTCGACCGAAACCACCTCATAGCCGGTGCGAGCGCAAAGCTCGGCGCAGACATCGTCATGGCTATCGAGTCCGCCGAGGATGAAACCGCCGCCATGGACATAGAGCACCATCGCAGAGGCGTTCGGTGCCGCGCTGCGATAAATGCGGATCGTGACGTCGTGCGCTGGCGCGGCTATGACGTTGGTTTCCACCGTCACGCCTTGGGGATAGCCGGCAAAGAATTCGCGGCACATGCGGTCGTAGATCTGGCGCTGCTGGTCGATGGTGTAGTCGATCGTATCAGGCGGATAGTAGGAATTGGTCCGCTCGATGAAAGCCCATGTCTCGGCGTCGATGAGGGTTTTGTAGTTGGTCATGGGAACGGAACGGATCGTAACGATAACGAACCCGCCTGGACACTCACCTCTGGCCTGCCCGTCCTCCGCAGCAGCTGCGCTGCAGCTGCGGAGGGTGGACCGGCCATCTCCCCCGCAAGGGGGGAGATTGGATGTCGCGTGGGCTTTCGCCAATTTTCAGCGGTCGAGGAAGGGCGGTGCCGTTTGAGCTGCCAATCTCCCCCCTTGCGGGGGAGATGCCCGGCAGGGCAGTAGGGGGTGTGACGGAACGCCGTCATCTCAGCACTCCCTCACTTCCCCTTCCAAACCGGGTCACGCTTCTCCGCAAATGCGCGAAAACCCTCGAGATTGTCCTCTGAGCCGTACAGCGCATCGACAGTCGCCAGCTGTCGGCGCGTCACCCGGTTCATGGCGTCCTGGAAGGTGAGCGCCTCGGCGACTCTCGCCGTCTCCTTGATCGCGGCGAAGACCAGCGGCGGGCCGCTGGCCAGCAGCCGTGCGATCTCCCAGACGCGGTCCTCGAGTTTGTCCTTGGGCAGCACCTCGTTGACCAGGCCCCAGCGATGCGCCTCGGCGACATCCATCCAGCGGCCGGTGAGCAAAAGGTCCATGGCGACGTGATAGGGAATGCGCTTCGGCAGCTTGATCGTTGCCGCGTCGGCCAAAGTGCCGGCGCGGATCTCGGGCAGCGCGAAGGAGGAATGATCGGACGCGTAGATGAGGTCGCAGGACAGCGCCAGCTCGAAGCCGCCGCCGACCGCCATGCCGTTGACGCAGGCGATGACCGGCTTGTTGAGGTCGCGCAATTCCTGCAGCCCGGCGAAGCCGCCGACGCCATAGTCGCCGTCGACCGCGTCGCCGCCGGCCGCGGCCTTGAGATCCCAGCCGGCGCAGAAGAACTTGTCGCCAGCAGTCCTGACGATGGCGACGCGCAAGCCCGGATCGTCGCGGAACGCCTTGAACGTCTCGCCCATCAGCCGCGAGGTCTTGAGATCAATGGCATTGGCCTTGGGCCGGTCGAGCGTGACTTCGAGGATCGTGCCCTCGCGGCGGGTCGAAATGACGTCAGGCATTCTTCTTGTCTCCCAGCACCAGCAGCGCGTCGGCGATCCAGGCGCCATTGCCCTCGGTGCAGACGATCAGCGGGTTGATGTCGAGCTCCTCGATCTCGGCGGCATTGTCCTGCACGAAGGCGGCAATGCCCGATATCGCAGCGATGGCCGCCGCGACATCGGCCTTGGGCCGGCCGCGATAGCCTTCGAGCAGCGGGAACAATTTGAGCCCGCGCAACGCCGCCTCGATGTCGTCGCGTGTCGCCGGCAGCATCAGCGTGACGCTGTCGCGCAGCAGCTCTACCAGCACGCCACCGGTGCCCAGCGTCATCACCGCGCCGAACATCGGGTCGCGGGTGAAGCCGACGATGAGTTCGGCGACGCCGTCGCGCACCATGCGCTCGACATAGAGGCCGGTGCCAAGCGGGTCGAGATCATGGGCGGCCGTGCTGACGGATTCGGCATCCCTGAGGTTGAGCCGCACCGCGCCGAGCTCGGATTTGTGGGTCACGCCCAAAGCCTTCAGCGCCACCGGAAAGCCGAGCGCCATCGAGGAGATGACAGCCTCGACGGCATTGCCGGCGCGTTCGCCCCTGGGCACGGAAAGCCCGGCCTCGATAAGGCGCGCTTTCGCCTCGGCCTCATCAGGGGTGACATGGTCGCCGGCCGGCGCGCCGGATGCGGAGGTGTCGATCGCCTGCGCCTGCGGCTCGCGCCAGGCCCAGCCGATGAACGCTGCCGCCTGGGCGGCGTCCATGGCCTCGGCAATGCCGAACAATGGCACCATGCCGCGCGCCATCAGCCCGGCGGTGTATTCCTCGGGCAGGTTCTCGGGCAGCGAGGAGACGATCGCGCCCTGCGCCTTGTTGGTCTTCAACGCCGATTCGAAGGCGCGCAGCGTCGTCCACCAATCGGTGTCAGAGCAGCGATCTGGACGCGGGAAATCGAGCACCAGCATGTTGAGGTCGAAGCCGCCCGACACCATGGCCGTGAAGGTGGCGGTCATCGCCGGTTCGTCGTTCCAGATGAAGGTGTGGTAGTCGAGCGGGTTAGCCACCGCGACCAGCGGCCCGAGCGTCGATTTGACATGGGCGCGGTGCGTGTCGGTCAGATCAGGGAAGTTCACCCAGCGGCCTTCGGCGCTGTCGGCCATGACAGACGCCTCGCCGCCCGAACAGCTCATCGACGACAGCCGGTAGCCGGGCAGGGGTCCGGTGACGTGCAGCAGCTTCAACGCCTCGATGAAGGCCGGGATCGAATCGACGCGGGCGATGCCGAGCCGCTTCAGGAAGGCGCCTGATGCCGCGTCGGAGCCGGCCAGCGATGCCGTATGCGACACGGTTGCCTGCCGCGCCTGCTCGGAGCGGCCGACTTTCATGGCGATAACAGGTTTTTTCAGCTCCCGCGCCCGCGCCGCCAGCCGCTCGAAGCCGGCTACCGAATCGAAGGCCTCGATGTGCAGGCCGAGCGCGGTGACGCGATCGTCCTCGATCAGGCCGAGCGCCATTTCGGAAAGGCCGGTCTGCGCCTGGTTGCCGGCAGTCATCAAAAAGGCGATCGGCAGGCCGCGCTTCTGCATCGTCATGTTGATGGCGATGTTGGACGACTGGGTGATGATGGCCACACCCTTGCCGCCCTCGGCCAGCCTGATGCCGCCATGCTGGTCCGGCCATAGCAGCGCGCCGTCGGCGTAGTTGATCAGGCCGTAGCAGTTCGGCCCGATGATCGGCATCCGGCCGGCGGCTGCAATCAGCTCGGCCTGCAGCCGCTCGCCGTCCTCGTCATAGGCCTCTGTTTCGAGGAAGCCGGCGGCAAAGCAGACGGCGCCGCCGGCGCCGCGTTCGGCCAGCGCCTTGACCACCTCGATGGTCAAATGCCGGTTGACGCCGACAAAGGCGGCGTCGGGCGCCGCAGGCAGGTCGGCCACTGAACGATAGGCTTTCCGTCCGGCGACCTCGTCCTTGGTCGGGTGCACCGGCCAGATATCGCCGGCAAAGCCCATCTTGATCGATTGCGCGACGACGGCAGCAGCCTGCGCGCCGCCGAAGACGGCGACCGATTTCGGCCGCAGAAGGCGTTCAAGTTTGTGCATCGATCAGCCCCCAACCGCTCGCAGCAGTGCCCGCGAGATGATGTGGCGCTGGATCTCGGAAGTGCCTTCCCAGATGCGCTCGACGCGGGCGTCGCGCCAGATGCGCTCCAGCGGCAGATCGTCCATCAGCCCCATGCCGCCATGGATCTGGATCGCCTCGTCGGCGACGAAGGCGAGCATTTCGGTGGCCTTCAACTTGGCCATGGCCATGTCCTGATCGGTGACGGTGCCCTGATCGTACTTCCAGCCGGCTTCGAACACCATCAGGTCGGCGGCCTTCAGTTCGGTCGCCATGTCGGCGAGCTTGAACGACACGCCCTGGAACTTGCCGATCTGCTGGCCGAACTGCTGGCGCTGGGCGGCGTATTCGATGGCATGGCCAAGCGCCCGCTCGGCCCGGCCAAGACAGGTCGCACCGACCTGCAGGCGGGTCGCGCCGAGCCACGAATTGGCGACGTCGAAGCCCTTGTGGACCTCGCCCAGAACTTGGGCTCCGGGTAGCCGGCAATCGTCGAATTCGAGGATGGCGTTGGTGTAGCCGCGATGCGAGACGTTGCGGTAGCCGTCACGCACCGTAAAACCCTTGGTGCCCTTGTCGACGAAGAAGGCGGTGATCTTCTTGCGCTTGCCGCGCGGCGTCTCTTCCTCGCCCGAAGCCATGAAGACGATGGCGAAATCGGCGAGGTCGGCGTGGCTGATAAAATGCTTGGTGCCGTTCAGCACCCAGTCGTCGCCGTCCTGCACGGCGGTCGCCTTCATGCCGCGCAGGTCGGAACCGGCGCCGGGCTCCGTCATCGCCAGGCAATCCCATTTCTCGCCGCGAATGCAGGGATAGAGATATTTTTCGCGCTGCTCCGGCGTGCCGGCCAACAGGATGTTGGAAGGCCGCGCCACGCAGGTCCAGTGCAGCGCGTAATTGGCGCGGCCGAGCTCTTTTTCGTAGAGCAGCCAGGTCACCGTATCGAGGCCGGCGCCGCCGACTTCCGTTGGCATGTTGGCGGCATAGAGCCCGGCTTCGATCGCCTTGGCCTGGATCTCGTCGATCAGCTCGCGGCGCAGCACGCCGGTGCGCTCCACCTCGCGCTCATGCGGGTAAAGCTCGTTTTCGACGAAGGCGCGCGTCGTTTCGACGATGAGTTTCTGCTCCTCCGAAAGACCAAAATCCATGGTCTCAGCCTTTCTTCTTTTTCTTCAGCTTTTCAGCTTTGGCCTTCACCGGCTTGGTCGCCTTGGCCTTTTCGGCCGCCTTGGAGGCGGTGGGCCTCTTCGCCGCAAGCTTGGCCAGCTGCTTCGTATAGTCCTTGTGCAAAGCGCCGGCGCCCCAGCCCTTGCCCTTGTTCTGCTTCGACAGCGCCTCCATGATCGCGACCAGATTGTCGTCGCGGATCTTTTCCAGCTCGCGGATCGACAGGCCATGCGCCTGGTCGTCCGATTGCGTGGCGATCAGGTCGACCAGCTCGTCGTTGAACTCCGGCACATCCATCAGCTTGGTCCATGGCCATTTCAGGCACGGCCCGAACTGCGCCATGAAATGGCGCATGCCGGCCTCGCCGCCGGCGACGCGATAGACCTGGAACATGCCCATCTGCGCCCAGCGCAGGCCAAAGCCATAGCGCATGATGTCGTCGAGTTCCTCGACCGTGCAGATGCCGTCCTTGATCAGCCACAGCGCCTCGCGCCATGCCGCCTCCAGCAGGCGGTCGCCGACGAAGGCCTCGATCTCCTTGCGGATCACGACCGGCTTCATGCCGATCGAGGTGTACATTTCCTTGGCGACCTCGATCGCCTCGGGAAAGGTCTGTTCTCCGCCGACGATCTCGACCAGCGGCAAGAGGTAGACCGGGTTGAACGGATGGCCGACGACCAGCCGCTCCGGATGCTTCTTCATCGCCACCTGCATGTCGGTCGGCTTGATGCCCGAGGTCGAGGAACCGACAATGGCGTTGGCCGGCGCGTGCATGTCGATCTCGGCCAGCACGCGATGTTTGAGGTCGAGCCGTTCCGGCACGCTCTCCTGGATGAAATCG includes these proteins:
- a CDS encoding alpha/beta hydrolase; its protein translation is MTNYKTLIDAETWAFIERTNSYYPPDTIDYTIDQQRQIYDRMCREFFAGYPQGVTVETNVIAAPAHDVTIRIYRSAAPNASAMVLYVHGGGFILGGLDSHDDVCAELCARTGYEVVSVDYRLAPEHPHPAAFDDVIGAFEWATSTYECPVLLCGDSAGGNLAAAVSHATRGHARRPIGQVLIYPGLGGDRSQGSYVTHAEAPMLTVRDLDFYRDVRTGGEDRTGDLTLWPLADADFTNLPPSVVITAQCDPLSSDGEAYRDRVVAAGGHAFWLEEPGLVHGYLRARHMVGRARSSFTRIVDAVSVLGRGEWVW
- a CDS encoding FAD-binding dehydrogenase, coding for MAGDADVIIVGAGLAGLVAAAELAEAGKKTIIVDQEPEQSLGGQAFWSLGGIFLVDSPEQRRMRIRDSHDLALEDWLGTAAFDRPEDLWPRRWAEAYVGFAAVEKRSWLMQRGIKFFPVVGWAERGGGNAVGHGNSVPRFHVTWGTGPGVLEPFVRRVREAERQGLIRFKFRHRVNELTRTGTTVDGVRGDVLMPSDVERGRKSSRDKSGDFEFRAQAVIVASGGIGANPELVRKNWPQRLGAPPSRMISGVPDHVDGRMLAITERAGGSIINRDRMWHYVEGIRNWAPLWTDHAIRILPGPSSLWLDARGKRLPVPLYPGFDTLGTLSHIMSTGFDYSWFILTQKIIQKEFALSGSEQNPDLTGKSWRQVLGRATSGVPGPVKAFMEKGEDFIVEPDLPALVARMNALAGGEPLLELAQVEREIRARDRQLDNPFAKDMQITALRGARAYLGDRLIRTAKPHKMLDPANGPLIAVRLNILTRKTLGGLQTDLDSRVLGADGQPIEGLYAAGEAAGFGGGGMHGYAALEGTFLGGCIFSGRSAGRAATRGMA
- a CDS encoding carnitinyl-CoA dehydratase, whose translation is MPDVISTRREGTILEVTLDRPKANAIDLKTSRLMGETFKAFRDDPGLRVAIVRTAGDKFFCAGWDLKAAAGGDAVDGDYGVGGFAGLQELRDLNKPVIACVNGMAVGGGFELALSCDLIYASDHSSFALPEIRAGTLADAATIKLPKRIPYHVAMDLLLTGRWMDVAEAHRWGLVNEVLPKDKLEDRVWEIARLLASGPPLVFAAIKETARVAEALTFQDAMNRVTRRQLATVDALYGSEDNLEGFRAFAEKRDPVWKGK
- a CDS encoding LysR family transcriptional regulator, which codes for MKRTHLSQLAVLATVAQCGGFRGAARELAIAPSAVSHAVSSLEAHLGVRLLARSTRSVAPTEEGAQLLERLRPALSEIDLALESAIEARDRPAGNLRLTVPRTAAHLALTPRLGAFASAYPDIVLEIVIEDRFTDVVEGGFDGGVRLGESLQRDMIAVRIGPDLRGAVVGAPSYFATMPRPRHPHDLVDHRCLRFRFSSGILYRWEFEKDGEEIELPVQGPLILDEDHLIANAAVDGAGLAFLFEDYVREALAAGKLIRVLEDWCPPFDGFFVYYPSRRQMRPALRAFVDFFKVAG
- a CDS encoding aldo/keto reductase; the encoded protein is MQTRKLGNELDVYPVGLGCMGMSFVYGGQPEAEAIATLRRAVEIGVNFFDTAEVYGPYENEILLGKALKPVRDHVTIATKFGFKILEEGTGIDRMAGVDSRPEHVKAVAEASLKRLGTDVIDLYYQHRVDPNVPIEDTVGAMAELVREGKVRALGLSEASAATIRRAHAVHPIAAVQSEYSLWSRDPEEEVFAVCRELGIGFVPYSPLGRGLLTGTIAKPEMLGADDWRLTLPRFQADAMAANAAVIATLEKMAAEKGVTSAQLALAWVLHQGDFIVPIPGARKIRHLEQNTAAAEIVLSEAEVAAIGDALSPEKVTGKRYTEAALALVNG
- a CDS encoding YceI family protein: MYARIFGFAAVAACLAMPVFAAVALSDAAGSYTISPASSSIRFSIGKAGGGGLDGAFARFKGSIRIDNSNVGRSRVNFTIFPESVGTGQSRVDAFLRSDAVFDAANNPEIQFRSTSVKRTGDTSALVTGRLTARGKTFSEKFTAELGGLKAGTIKFHVTGKVLRSRYGMDVGTPIYSNVVNFDMTLTGRRG
- a CDS encoding Gfo/Idh/MocA family oxidoreductase is translated as MFRWGVLSTAKIGREHLLPAIVEAENGVLSAIASRDLSKARALADRFGAPHAFGSYRELLASEDVDGVYIPLPTAQHVEWTAKAIEAGKHVLVEKPLALDAKDIPPLIELRNAKKVLVCEAFMVVYHPQWIKVRELIANGAIGRLRHVQGAFSYYNVDPANMRNQLDLGGGALPDIGVYPTVSTRFSTGKEPLRVQATIERDKTFGTDIYSSIRADFGDFELSFYLSTQMAARQVMVFHGEKGFIEVLSPFNAGIYDHHRIELHNQNHSEAQVFRFPGMQQYRLEVEAFARAALGGKDRVFTLEESVLNQKVIDAIFRAGEKEGWETV
- a CDS encoding cytochrome b yields the protein MQATIINSTTRYGWAAIILHWLIAAIFIGQFVLGFVMMRLSSQRTAFELIQLHKSFGFLLLGLVILRIAWRLGNAAPALPHSVGPLERRMAPLAHLGLYAFQLALPLSGWALVSVSMLGIPSVPFNLFVMPNLPLAQSDAAESFWAAVHWYLAYAGIGLVALHFVAALRHHFWLKDAVLMRMITPSSDHSVE